A region of the Akkermansia muciniphila genome:
ATTATTCTTTATTTTGTTAGAGTTCTAAAACGCTCTTTGTTTTCAACAAACAACTTTACATTCCATTTACAAGAAGAATGGGAATGCCCCACTCTTTTTGTATGACACAGAACATTTCTTCTTTTTCCTTGATTCAAATCAACAAACCTGAAATTCCCGGCTTTCCGCCCTCCCGGTTCACTCCTTCAACATACCGCAGAACTGGTAATCTGTTTAGTATTGTGAAATACCCCCGGCCTCCTATAATTAAAGGCAACCCATTTCAATATGGCAAACCACACTACCACTCAAAAACTCTGCAACTGGTTCATTCAGCAGTCAACTACAAAAGGGCGCCTGCTCACGCCCGTCAAACTGAACCACCTGGTGATTCTGGCGGACTGGTGGCACCTGCACCGGAACGGCGGCTTCCTGATCAATGAAAGGGCGGAAGCATGGACTTCAGGCCCCGTGCTCCCCTCCATCTATCACGAATACAAGGACCAGCCGCCCTACTCCGCCATTGAACATCCCAGCCGCCGCCAGCCTCCCCTGGAAGAGGAAACAGACATCATCCCTTTCCTGGAACACATCTGGAACGTGTACGGCAAATACACGGCCCAGCAGCTTGGCCGCATCAACACCGCGCCGGACTCTCCCTGGCACCAAGTGCAGGGAAGGCACGGAGAAGCGGAGCACCAGCAGATCACCAGGGAGCATGTGGAAGCCTACTTCCAGTCCCTAACCGACTGACCCGGCGGAAAAGCCGGGCAGTTCCTTTTCCCCCGCATCATTTTTTCCGCACAACCGTACATTTGAGTGAAAAAAAACTTGCAAAGAATGGCCGCTTCCGCTTTAATTCGCCCGCACCGCAAAGGTGCCCGTTACATAGCCCTATAGTGTAATCGGTAACACAGCGGATTCTGGTTCCGTATTTTGGGGTTCGAGTCCTCATAGGGCTACCATTTTAATAAAAATCCCGTCTCCAATGAGGCGGGATTTTTTCTTCTTTTGTCCTGGGCAGGAACAGTCTAGAGGGCTTATTCCCCCTACCCATCACACTCTGGTAATATTTGCAATAAACGCGCAAATGGCATCCTTGCCATCCGTCACGATAAGACGCAGCAAGGAATCCTCCCCCCTTCCGGAAACGGCAAATGGAGCGGCAAGACGCACTGTAGTAATACCCGGCTGCCCGCTGGCGGGAGTAACCGTGAATCCCGGCATGGCGCCAGGCAGCAGGTACCACTCATGATCACACTTGATTTCCAGCTCACGCTCACCGCCTTCCCGGGGGACCTTGATTGTAGCCGGAGTAATGGAGCCACTGACCCCCTTCCCATGCTGGTGCCAGGTTACTTTACCCAGGCTGCAATACTGCTCCGCATCAGGCTCGCACGCATAAAGTTCAAGATTGAGCCAGACCCGTTCAATGGAGGGATTGGGCTCCACGGAAAAAACAAGGCGGTCCGGCTTTTCTTCCGTCAGAGCGGCATAGGGAGGGATGCACACGTCCGTGGGGTCAAAACCTTCCCGCACAAGCCTGCGGCCGGATAAGGAAACGTTGGTATCAATGGCAAGCTCCACCCTGCCTCCCTCAGCCGGAATGTCCACAGCCTCCGGAGAAATGCGTTTGATCATGATGCCTGCATCATATAGCCTTTTGTCAACGACGGCTTGAACTTCACCTTCCGTCAGCTCTCCGGACGGCCCGACCTGTACCAGTCCGGCATCCCATCGTTCACGTTCCTCTTGCGTAATATGAACCGTTGCATTCCCGGTGTGCCCGGTTAATTCATTTCGGGATGCCGCAAGACTCCCGTTGATGATATTAATTTTATTCATGTTTTTTAAATCATGCGGCAGCTCC
Encoded here:
- a CDS encoding Panacea domain-containing protein: MANHTTTQKLCNWFIQQSTTKGRLLTPVKLNHLVILADWWHLHRNGGFLINERAEAWTSGPVLPSIYHEYKDQPPYSAIEHPSRRQPPLEEETDIIPFLEHIWNVYGKYTAQQLGRINTAPDSPWHQVQGRHGEAEHQQITREHVEAYFQSLTD